A region from the Anaerohalosphaeraceae bacterium genome encodes:
- the queA gene encoding tRNA preQ1(34) S-adenosylmethionine ribosyltransferase-isomerase QueA translates to MIPSGPMRTDLFDYDLPEELIAQKPSERRPQSRLLVLHRADGRLEDRHFTDLPDYLRPGDCLVLNDTKVLPARFFCRKATGGLLEGLFLEETADGCWKVLLKNARKIKTGARLTFLDRRGRLWQDFEVLEKLPEGQWVIRPTLRAGAETILEVIGTAPLPPYIKRPAVPEHPEEDLARYQTVYARRPGAVAAPTAGLHFDKTLLARLETMGVRTAYLTLHVGIGTFRPIQTDNLEEHTMHSERYEISPQAAEIINAAAKEGRRIIAVGTTSVRTLETAAENRQVRAASGRTDLFIRPGYSFKIVDAMITNFHLPRSTLLALVAAFAGLETILDTYRHAVRQRYRFYSYGDAMLIL, encoded by the coding sequence ATGATACCTTCTGGGCCGATGAGAACCGACTTGTTTGATTACGATTTACCGGAAGAGCTGATTGCCCAAAAGCCGTCCGAGCGGCGGCCGCAGTCACGGCTGCTGGTCCTGCACCGTGCCGACGGACGGCTTGAAGACCGCCATTTTACCGACCTGCCTGACTACCTTCGGCCGGGTGATTGTCTGGTGCTCAATGATACCAAAGTGCTGCCCGCCCGCTTTTTCTGCCGCAAAGCTACCGGCGGACTGCTGGAGGGGCTGTTTCTGGAAGAGACCGCAGACGGATGCTGGAAAGTCCTGCTGAAAAACGCCCGGAAAATTAAAACGGGGGCTCGGCTGACCTTTCTGGACCGCCGGGGACGGCTGTGGCAGGATTTCGAGGTTCTCGAAAAACTTCCCGAAGGGCAATGGGTCATCCGTCCGACTCTGCGGGCGGGTGCGGAAACGATTCTGGAGGTCATCGGCACGGCTCCCCTTCCGCCTTATATCAAACGGCCCGCCGTCCCCGAACACCCCGAAGAAGACCTGGCCCGCTACCAGACGGTCTATGCCCGCAGGCCGGGAGCCGTGGCCGCACCGACCGCCGGGCTTCATTTTGACAAAACCCTTCTGGCCCGCCTGGAAACAATGGGAGTCCGCACAGCGTATCTGACGCTTCATGTCGGGATCGGGACCTTTCGCCCCATTCAGACCGACAATCTCGAAGAGCACACAATGCACAGCGAGCGGTATGAAATCAGCCCGCAGGCGGCCGAAATTATCAATGCGGCAGCCAAAGAAGGCAGACGCATTATCGCCGTCGGCACGACCTCGGTGCGGACCCTCGAAACCGCTGCGGAAAACAGACAGGTCCGTGCGGCCTCCGGACGGACCGATTTATTCATTAGGCCGGGGTATTCCTTCAAAATTGTCGATGCGATGATTACGAACTTTCACCTGCCTCGCTCGACTCTGCTGGCCCTCGTCGCCGCTTTCGCCGGCCTGGAAACGATTCTGGACACCTATCGCCACGCTGTGCGTCAGCGTTATCGTTTTTACTCCTACGGCGATGCCATGCTGATTCTGTAA
- the rpsT gene encoding 30S ribosomal protein S20 — translation MAHSLSAKKRVRQNAKRRAINRARKSAIKTQTKKFLAAVTAGNTETAQQEFKALVRKLDKVASTSTMHKNTAARIKSRMARRLNQMQVKAG, via the coding sequence GTGGCACATTCGTTATCTGCCAAGAAGCGTGTTCGTCAAAACGCCAAGCGGCGGGCCATTAACCGGGCTCGCAAGAGTGCAATTAAGACCCAGACTAAGAAGTTTCTGGCGGCCGTAACGGCTGGAAATACGGAAACTGCTCAGCAGGAGTTTAAGGCGCTGGTGCGCAAGCTGGACAAAGTGGCCTCCACCAGCACGATGCATAAAAATACGGCGGCCCGCATCAAGTCGCGCATGGCCCGCCGGCTCAATCAGATGCAGGTGAAGGCCGGCTGA
- a CDS encoding alpha/beta hydrolase, producing MTSLRFLLNQTAAGQPPVRFVLLLAAAGLYLFFLYQRFRKGRWMSVLISVLSVAAAVYVGLALMLWMFQPRLVFYPTREHDWRPEEVGLAYEPVRIHTEDGIELDAWFVPAPNASYTILFCHGNAGNISHRLDSLLLFRDLGLNCLIFDYRGYGRSGGRPSEEGMYRDAAACWKWLTEMRRIPPENIILFGRSLGGSVAANLAARLAEQTGPQPAGLVIESTFSSIVDIGRHYYPWFPVRWFARFRFDTVQAVRKVHIPILVIHSPDDEIVPFELGQKIFENANPPKQFSKISGSHNEGFLQDLQTYQTLWTEWLEQLKKPAASASKKLNDNSL from the coding sequence ATGACAAGTCTGAGATTTTTGCTGAACCAGACCGCCGCCGGACAGCCGCCCGTCCGCTTTGTTCTTCTGCTGGCCGCGGCGGGGCTGTATCTTTTCTTTCTGTATCAGCGTTTTCGGAAGGGCCGATGGATGAGTGTTCTGATATCTGTATTGAGCGTTGCCGCGGCCGTCTATGTCGGCCTGGCTCTGATGCTTTGGATGTTTCAGCCGCGGCTTGTCTTTTATCCGACGCGGGAGCACGACTGGCGTCCCGAAGAGGTCGGGCTGGCCTATGAACCCGTCAGGATTCACACAGAGGACGGGATTGAACTGGACGCATGGTTCGTGCCTGCCCCAAACGCTTCTTATACCATTCTTTTCTGTCACGGCAATGCGGGCAATATCAGCCATCGGCTTGATTCGCTGCTGCTCTTTCGAGACCTGGGGCTGAATTGTCTGATTTTTGACTACCGCGGGTATGGACGCAGCGGCGGCCGTCCTTCGGAAGAAGGAATGTATCGGGATGCAGCGGCCTGCTGGAAATGGCTTACGGAGATGCGCCGGATTCCGCCGGAAAACATCATTTTGTTCGGACGCTCGCTGGGCGGTTCGGTCGCCGCCAATCTGGCGGCGCGACTGGCCGAACAGACGGGGCCGCAGCCGGCCGGTTTGGTTATCGAAAGTACATTCAGCTCGATTGTCGATATCGGTCGGCACTATTATCCGTGGTTTCCGGTCCGCTGGTTTGCCCGGTTTCGGTTTGATACAGTCCAGGCCGTGCGAAAGGTTCACATTCCCATCCTGGTCATTCACAGCCCGGATGACGAAATTGTCCCGTTTGAACTCGGACAAAAAATCTTCGAAAACGCCAACCCTCCCAAACAGTTTTCCAAAATTTCCGGCAGCCACAATGAAGGGTTTCTTCAGGATTTACAAACATATCAAACGCTTTGGACGGAATGGCTGGAACAACTCAAAAAACCTGCCGCGTCGGCCTCGAAGAAGTTGAACGATAACTCTTTGTAA
- a CDS encoding cysteine peptidase family C39 domain-containing protein, whose protein sequence is MILWMQALVVVITAAAALSLGRFYFARTYQRAVWGGLAAIAWLAFVLTAHLVHLNTTYSGLDWVAGSRNKFLLIGFALCYGLLGPIPHLNRPWKKTFTLSMLMVFLLIFLGLPFLVPPLYSHRLRRMPVYLDENGVCRQSTSFTCGPAAAVTALKTLGLEATEYQIAVAAGTIPAVGTGMWDLCQGLQKLFGPEQLLCRYVRTESLDDLPDGQVILAVLRQTFWLDHCVAVLDITPETVVFADPSNGLCSLPRRTFEASWRKTALVLARPESPRADL, encoded by the coding sequence ATGATACTATGGATGCAGGCCCTTGTTGTAGTCATCACCGCGGCAGCTGCCCTGTCTCTGGGCCGCTTTTATTTTGCCCGCACCTATCAGCGGGCCGTTTGGGGAGGATTGGCGGCAATCGCATGGCTCGCATTTGTCCTGACGGCCCATCTGGTACATCTGAACACCACCTACAGCGGGCTTGACTGGGTCGCCGGCTCCCGAAATAAGTTTCTTCTGATCGGTTTTGCCTTGTGTTATGGGCTTCTGGGCCCGATTCCCCACCTGAACCGACCATGGAAAAAGACTTTTACACTGTCTATGCTGATGGTGTTTCTGCTGATTTTCCTCGGTCTGCCGTTTCTTGTCCCCCCGCTGTACAGTCATCGCCTTCGCCGGATGCCGGTTTACCTGGATGAAAACGGGGTCTGCCGGCAGTCCACCTCTTTTACCTGCGGCCCGGCCGCCGCCGTAACTGCCCTGAAAACATTGGGGCTGGAGGCCACCGAATACCAAATCGCTGTGGCCGCGGGTACCATCCCCGCCGTTGGAACCGGAATGTGGGACCTCTGTCAGGGACTGCAAAAACTCTTTGGCCCCGAACAATTGCTGTGCCGCTATGTCCGCACAGAATCGCTGGACGACCTGCCCGACGGACAGGTCATTCTGGCGGTTCTCCGCCAGACGTTCTGGCTGGACCACTGCGTTGCGGTCCTCGACATTACGCCGGAAACCGTCGTGTTTGCCGACCCGAGCAATGGGCTGTGCTCGCTGCCGAGGCGGACGTTCGAGGCCTCCTGGCGAAAAACCGCCCTGGTTCTGGCCCGTCCGGAAAGTCCCCGGGCAGACCTCTGA
- the eno gene encoding phosphopyruvate hydratase, which translates to MFTTIVDVTAREILDSRGNPTVEVDILLEDGSLGRAAVPSGASTGAHEAVELRDVKSKRYLGKGVLKAVKNVNEVIAPEILGMDATAQEELDKFLCELDGTPNKAKLGANAILGVSLAAAKAAAASCGLPLYKYIGGCNANLLPVPMMNILNGGKHADNNVDFQEFMVMPIGAKDFPTALQMCAEIYHCLKGVLKSRGYNTAVGDEGGFAPSLKSNEEAIEVILAAVKKAGYKIGKEVFIALDPATSEMWTGKTKKYCFFKSDPKKEISGKALADYWAEWIRKYPIVSLEDGLAEDDWEGWAYLTEKVGQKCQLVGDDLFVTNTKRLAMGIEKGCANSILIKVNQIGTLTETIEAIQLAQRNGYTAVISHRSGETEDSTIADLAVATGVGQIKTGAPCRTDRICKYNQLLRIHEELGTSARYGGEIFRYVS; encoded by the coding sequence ATGTTTACCACTATTGTAGATGTAACCGCCCGAGAAATCCTCGACTCCAGAGGCAATCCGACCGTTGAAGTGGATATTCTTCTGGAAGACGGGTCTTTGGGGCGGGCAGCCGTGCCGAGCGGGGCCAGCACAGGGGCTCATGAAGCGGTGGAACTGCGGGACGTCAAGTCCAAACGGTATCTGGGCAAGGGCGTTTTAAAGGCCGTCAAGAACGTCAACGAGGTAATTGCCCCGGAAATCCTCGGAATGGACGCCACGGCTCAGGAAGAACTGGATAAGTTCCTTTGTGAGCTGGACGGCACGCCGAACAAGGCCAAACTGGGCGCCAACGCGATTCTGGGTGTTTCACTGGCTGCCGCCAAGGCCGCCGCCGCCTCGTGCGGGCTGCCGCTGTATAAATACATCGGCGGCTGCAACGCCAACCTGCTGCCGGTGCCGATGATGAACATCCTCAACGGCGGCAAGCACGCCGACAACAACGTGGACTTCCAGGAGTTTATGGTGATGCCCATCGGCGCCAAGGACTTCCCGACGGCTCTTCAGATGTGCGCCGAGATTTACCACTGCCTCAAGGGAGTTCTCAAGAGCCGCGGCTATAATACGGCGGTGGGTGATGAAGGCGGCTTTGCTCCGTCGCTCAAGAGCAATGAAGAAGCCATTGAAGTAATTCTGGCGGCGGTCAAGAAGGCCGGATACAAAATCGGCAAGGAAGTCTTTATCGCGCTGGACCCGGCTACGTCGGAAATGTGGACGGGCAAAACGAAAAAATACTGCTTCTTTAAGTCCGACCCGAAGAAAGAAATCAGCGGCAAGGCGCTGGCGGATTATTGGGCGGAATGGATTCGCAAATATCCAATCGTCAGTCTGGAAGACGGACTGGCCGAAGACGACTGGGAAGGCTGGGCCTATTTGACGGAAAAGGTCGGCCAAAAATGCCAGCTGGTCGGCGATGACCTGTTTGTCACCAACACCAAACGGCTGGCGATGGGAATTGAAAAGGGCTGTGCCAACTCGATTCTCATCAAGGTCAACCAGATCGGCACCCTGACCGAGACGATTGAGGCCATTCAGCTGGCCCAGCGGAACGGCTATACGGCCGTCATCAGCCATCGCAGCGGCGAGACGGAAGACTCAACCATTGCAGACCTGGCTGTGGCTACCGGTGTGGGGCAGATTAAGACCGGGGCCCCCTGCCGAACCGACCGAATCTGCAAATACAACCAGCTGCTGCGGATTCACGAGGAGCTGGGAACCAGCGCCCGGTACGGCGGCGAGATTTTCCGCTACGTGTCATAG
- a CDS encoding HD domain-containing protein → MAHLFIKDIQPNQQINDIYLVSQPILRNTTRGDLYIAMFLSDKTGKLNSRMWQATEEIYQQIPPEGYVHIRGKSELYQGALQIVINDIQPVDPSKVNPADYMPRTEKDVAQMYKEMLGILAQIENEPLRNLVSAFVKDTELMKQFCTAPAAMQMHHNYLGGLLEHTLNMLKVAKAVFPMYPKIQKDLVIAAVFLHDIAKTQELSYKVSIGYTDQGQLLGHIIQGCQMIAQKADKLAQEGKPVPQEILDNLLHIVISHHGLPEFGAVKVPATPEAFMVHYIDNLDAKMNQTTTLIENDPGEGNWTSYQKSLETKLYRNRVLETE, encoded by the coding sequence ATGGCGCATCTGTTTATCAAAGACATCCAGCCCAACCAGCAAATCAACGACATCTACCTGGTCAGCCAGCCCATCCTCCGCAACACCACACGCGGCGACCTTTATATCGCCATGTTCCTGTCCGACAAGACCGGCAAGCTCAACAGCCGAATGTGGCAGGCCACCGAGGAAATCTATCAGCAGATTCCCCCGGAAGGGTATGTCCACATCCGCGGCAAAAGTGAACTCTATCAGGGGGCCCTGCAAATCGTCATCAATGACATCCAGCCGGTGGACCCGTCGAAGGTCAATCCGGCCGACTATATGCCCCGCACGGAAAAAGACGTCGCCCAGATGTACAAAGAAATGCTCGGCATTCTGGCCCAAATCGAGAACGAGCCGCTGCGCAATCTCGTATCGGCCTTTGTGAAGGATACGGAGCTGATGAAGCAGTTCTGCACAGCACCGGCGGCGATGCAGATGCACCACAATTACCTGGGCGGGCTGCTCGAGCACACGCTCAACATGCTCAAGGTTGCCAAGGCCGTTTTTCCGATGTATCCGAAGATTCAGAAGGATTTGGTCATTGCGGCCGTCTTTCTCCACGACATCGCCAAAACACAGGAGCTGTCCTACAAGGTGAGCATCGGCTATACCGACCAGGGACAGCTTTTGGGGCACATTATTCAGGGCTGCCAGATGATTGCCCAGAAGGCCGACAAACTGGCCCAGGAGGGAAAACCCGTCCCCCAGGAGATTCTGGACAACCTGCTGCACATCGTCATCAGCCATCACGGCCTGCCGGAGTTTGGAGCGGTCAAGGTACCCGCCACGCCGGAGGCCTTTATGGTCCACTACATCGACAACCTCGACGCCAAGATGAATCAGACCACCACGCTGATTGAAAACGACCCGGGCGAGGGAAACTGGACCTCCTACCAGAAATCCCTCGAAACCAAACTCTACCGCAACCGCGTCCTCGAAACGGAATGA
- a CDS encoding tetratricopeptide repeat protein: MSIEPQEDQFERNLEKARAFFNRAEEVASADNFDYAIDLYLEGLRLCPDALEDGHAPLRRLALIRQAKGGKKPSIIEKAKRLAPKKNPLEQMLNAEYLLAKDPDCLAYAEDMLKACVAGGYHRTAEWIAQLIFDANRASSKPSLATYLLLKDSYAQMGLYSKAVAACQHALELKPNDDVLRDEFRDLCARMTMEEGKYGKAADFRSSIKNKELQDRLHSQEQAVKSAEYKQKAVLEARKLVKQEPSVTNILQLAQSLADLDTEESWAEVVSLLQNSYEKTRDFTFKRKLGELQIRRLKDQIRQLHRQLQEKPDDEGLKSRFQALTALLDKTELEHYKECQENYPTDYQVKYEYGRCLLKNHRYDEAIPFFQEAQQNPRLRPAALDKAGLCFLLKGWFEDAIDLFQEALQQCPPHETALAKDIRYNLARAYEAAGQTDKALEIYRKLAQTDYSFKDVSQRIDKLRSKGHNG, from the coding sequence ATGTCCATCGAGCCGCAGGAAGACCAGTTTGAGCGCAACCTCGAAAAGGCCCGGGCCTTCTTTAACCGGGCGGAAGAGGTGGCCAGCGCAGACAACTTCGATTATGCCATCGACCTCTATCTGGAGGGGCTTCGGCTCTGTCCGGATGCGCTGGAGGATGGACATGCCCCCCTGCGCCGCCTGGCCCTCATTCGGCAGGCCAAAGGCGGAAAAAAGCCGTCCATTATCGAGAAAGCCAAACGGCTGGCCCCCAAAAAAAACCCGCTCGAACAAATGCTCAACGCCGAATATCTTCTGGCCAAAGACCCGGACTGTCTTGCCTACGCCGAAGATATGCTAAAGGCCTGTGTGGCCGGAGGTTATCATCGAACCGCCGAGTGGATTGCCCAGCTGATTTTCGATGCCAATCGGGCCAGCAGCAAACCCTCTTTGGCGACCTATCTTCTCCTGAAAGACTCCTATGCCCAAATGGGCCTTTACAGCAAAGCCGTCGCCGCCTGCCAGCACGCCCTCGAATTGAAACCAAATGATGACGTCCTCCGCGATGAATTCCGTGACCTCTGTGCACGGATGACAATGGAAGAAGGCAAGTACGGAAAAGCCGCCGACTTCCGCAGCTCCATAAAAAACAAAGAACTTCAGGACCGGCTCCATAGCCAGGAACAGGCCGTCAAAAGCGCAGAATACAAACAAAAAGCCGTCCTCGAGGCCAGAAAACTGGTCAAACAAGAGCCGAGCGTTACCAATATTCTCCAGCTTGCCCAGAGCCTGGCCGATTTGGATACAGAGGAAAGCTGGGCCGAAGTCGTCAGTCTCCTCCAAAACAGTTACGAAAAAACCCGTGATTTCACATTCAAAAGGAAACTCGGGGAACTTCAAATCCGGCGTCTCAAAGACCAAATCCGCCAGCTTCACCGCCAACTGCAGGAAAAACCGGACGATGAGGGTCTCAAAAGCCGCTTTCAAGCCCTTACGGCACTTCTGGATAAAACCGAACTGGAACACTACAAAGAATGTCAGGAAAACTACCCGACCGACTATCAGGTCAAATACGAATACGGCCGATGCCTCCTCAAAAACCACCGCTATGATGAGGCCATCCCCTTCTTTCAGGAGGCCCAGCAAAATCCGCGTCTGCGTCCGGCCGCCCTCGACAAAGCAGGGCTCTGCTTTCTTCTGAAGGGCTGGTTTGAAGATGCGATTGACCTCTTTCAGGAGGCCCTCCAGCAGTGCCCGCCGCATGAAACCGCCCTTGCAAAAGACATAAGGTACAATCTGGCAAGGGCTTATGAAGCCGCCGGCCAAACCGACAAAGCCCTCGAAATCTACCGGAAACTGGCCCAGACCGATTACAGCTTTAAAGATGTCAGCCAGCGTATTGACAAACTGCGTTCCAAAGGCCATAATGGCTGA